In one window of Vulpes vulpes isolate BD-2025 chromosome 1, VulVul3, whole genome shotgun sequence DNA:
- the ISOC2 gene encoding isochorismatase domain-containing protein 2 isoform X1, which translates to MATVRSNLGRVLPGSSILFLCDMQEKFRHIAYFPQIVSVAARMLKVARLLEVPAVLTEQYPEGLGPTVPELGAQGLRPVAKTCFSMVPAVQKELESRPQLRSVLLCGIETQACILNTTLDLLDRGLQVHVVVDGCSSRSQVDRLVALARMRQSGAFLSTSEGLILQLVGDAAHPQFKEIQKIIKEPAPDSGLLGLFQGQNPLFR; encoded by the exons ATGGCAACTGTGAGGTCCAACCTGGGCCGAGTCCTCCCTGGATCATCCATCCTGTTCCTGTGTGACATGCAGGAGAAGTTCCGCCATATCGCATACTTTCCCCAGATTGTCTCTGTGGCTGCCCGCATGCTCAAG GTGGCCAGGCTGCTGGAGGTACCAGCTGTGCTGACAGAGCAGTACCCAGAAGGCCTGGGCCCCACAGTCCCTGAGCTGGGGGCTCAAGGCCTGCGGCCAGTGGCCAAAACTTGCTTCAGCATGGTGCCTGCAGTGCAAAAGGAGCTGGAATCACGGCCCCAGCTACGTTCTGTGCTCCTCTGTGGCATTGAGACACAGGCCTGCATCCTG AACACCACCTTGGACCTCTTGGACCGGGGGCTGCAGGTCCATGTGGTGGTGGATGGCTGCTCTTCTCGCAG CCAGGTGGACAGGCTGGTGGCCCTGGCCCGGATGCGACAAAGTGGCGCCTTCCTCTCCACCAGCGAAGGGCTGATTCTGCAGCTTGTGGGTGATGCCGCCCACCCCCAGTTTAAAGAG ATTCAGAAGATCATCAAGGAGCCCGCCCCTGACAGCGGGCTGCTGGGCCTCTTCCAAGGCCAGAACCCCCTCTTCCGCTGA
- the ISOC2 gene encoding isochorismatase domain-containing protein 2 isoform X2, translated as MATVRSNLGRVLPGSSILFLCDMQEKFRHIAYFPQIVSVAARMLKNTTLDLLDRGLQVHVVVDGCSSRSQVDRLVALARMRQSGAFLSTSEGLILQLVGDAAHPQFKEIQKIIKEPAPDSGLLGLFQGQNPLFR; from the exons ATGGCAACTGTGAGGTCCAACCTGGGCCGAGTCCTCCCTGGATCATCCATCCTGTTCCTGTGTGACATGCAGGAGAAGTTCCGCCATATCGCATACTTTCCCCAGATTGTCTCTGTGGCTGCCCGCATGCTCAAG AACACCACCTTGGACCTCTTGGACCGGGGGCTGCAGGTCCATGTGGTGGTGGATGGCTGCTCTTCTCGCAG CCAGGTGGACAGGCTGGTGGCCCTGGCCCGGATGCGACAAAGTGGCGCCTTCCTCTCCACCAGCGAAGGGCTGATTCTGCAGCTTGTGGGTGATGCCGCCCACCCCCAGTTTAAAGAG ATTCAGAAGATCATCAAGGAGCCCGCCCCTGACAGCGGGCTGCTGGGCCTCTTCCAAGGCCAGAACCCCCTCTTCCGCTGA
- the C1H19orf85 gene encoding uncharacterized protein C19orf85 homolog yields the protein MHPGAPTASGVSEPSPRELCAFVSGAASHMLRALHPRQTRPAKRRPNHRRFLHNQICRQFAKIEAATQRLALSILSQEAPPQRPPHRRPPLPPPSPFLGVACAVAPTEVPSAGPSLSLAALDASTLDLFDDIALNPECPSAPSELSHCAWGQPDLRQSSHFYNPIPPAWNGLGGVDGPWAPEGDWVGRWELPCACHSQGIPEGWGTCYP from the exons ATGCACCCTGGGGCCCCTACAGCCTCTGGAGTCTCTGAGCCCAGTCCTCGAGAACTGTGTGCCTTCGTGAGCGGGGCAGCCAGCCACATGCTGCGTGCCCTGCACCCTCGGCAGACCCGGCCCGCCAAAAGGAGGCCCAACCACAGGAGGTTTCTGCACAACCAGATCTGCAG GCAGTTTGCCAAGATTGAAGCTGCCACCCAACGCCTGGCCCTCTCCATCTTGTCCCAGGAGGCACCTCCGCAGAGACCACCACACAGAAGGCCACCCTTGCCACCTCCGTCCCCCTTCCTGGGGGTGGCCTGTGCTGTGGCCCCCACTGAAGTGCCTTCTGCTGGCCCCAGCCTGAGCCTCGCTGCCCTGGATGCCTCCACCCTCGACCTCTTTGATGACATTGCACTCAACCCAGAGTGTCCCTCAGCGCCATCTGAGTTGTCCCACTGTGCTTGGGGCCAGCCAGACCTGAGGCAGTCTTCACATTTCTATAATCCCATACCCCCTGCCTGGAATGGCCTGGGGGGAGTGGATGGGCCCTGGGCTCCTGAGGGGGactgggtgggcaggtgggagtTGCCTTGTGCCTGCCATTCTCAGGGAATCCCTGAGGGCTGGGGGACCTGCTACCCATGA
- the ZNF628 gene encoding zinc finger protein 628: MVGSHADMAPASTTEGPGEKPGPAAPAPTAQYECGECGKSFRWSSRLLHHQRTHTGERPYKCPDCPKAFKGSSALLYHQRGHTGERPYQCPDCPKAFKRSSLLQIHRSVHTGLRAFTCGQCGLAFKWSSHYQYHLRQHTGERPYPCPDCPKAFKNSSSLRRHRHVHTGERPYTCSVCGKSFTQSTNLRQHQRVHTGERPFRCPICPKTFTHSSNLLLHQRTHSAAASAPAPPQDEPSTKVLMSDAYLHAPVPPPPPAPPPVVPELFLAAAETTVELVYRCEGCELGFGSEELLLEHQPCPGPEAATPPQDAQATTTPKADPAPPPPQSPPAPPPLPPPSANPPGFACLPCGKSFRTVAGLSRHQHSHGVASGQAFRCGSCDGAFPQLASLLAHQQCHVEEAAAGRPPPQAEAAEVTCPQEPLAPAAPAPPAPTPACTERPYKCAECGKAFKGSSGLRYHLRDHTGERPYQCGECGKAFKRSSLLAIHQRVHTGLRAFTCGQCGLTFKWSSHYQYHLRLHSGERPYACGECGKAFRNTSCLRRHRHVHTGERPHACGVCGKSFAQTSNLRQHQRVHTGERPFRCPLCPKTFTHSSNLLLHQRTHSAERPFACPICGRSFVMAAYLQRHLRTHAPAPAAAGPPAPATSSQPPAPLVAAPAPSTTQDVHVLPHLQATLSLEVAGGPAAAPPPGQAAPNSQTFLLVQTAQGLQLIPSSVQPPTPAPPPAPPKLILLPSSSTGAGGRRGRQGTRAAGKSGQGPGVVWLPGPGGLGVQGGGNTGASGGGQSLIVLQNVGGGEAGAQEVSGVQLQPLRPAPEVTTVQLQPTQEVTTVQLQPAQEVTTVQLQPVAGQLSNPSGGAVTPEAPNLLVVQSGTAEELLAGPGSGEPGDGEASAGVVQDVLFETLQTDEGLQSVLVLSGADGEQTQLCVQEVETLPPGLAEPPAPGPPGQKLLIIRSAPATELLDNSSGGGGAATLQLLAPPPPGQASASVGISTAPTSQMVQVVPTGAAPGGMTPQGLPSIQIVQTLPAVQLVHTF, translated from the coding sequence ATGGTTGGCTCCCACGCAGACATGGCCCCCGCCTCTACCACCGAGGGGCCCGGGGAGAAGCCtggccctgcagcccctgcaccGACCGCCCAGTACGAGTGTGGGGAGTGTGGCAAGTCTTTCCGGTGGTCTTCCCGGCTCCTCCACCACCAGCGCACACACACAGGCGAGCGGCCCTACAAGTGCCCTGACTGCCCCAAGGCCTTCAAGGGCTCCTCGGCCCTCCTCTACCACCAGCGGGGCCACACAGGCGAGCGGCCCTACCAATGCCCTGACTGCCCCAAGGCCTTCAAGCGCTCGTCGCTGCTGCAGATCCACCGTAGTGTGCACACGGGCCTGCGGGCCTTCACATGCGGCCAGTGTGGCCTGGCCTTCAAGTGGTCCTCACACTATCAGTACCACCTGCGGCAGCACACGGGTGAGCGGCCCTACCCATGCCCCGACTGCCCCAAGGCCTTCAAGAACTCGTCCAGCTTGCGGCGCCACCGCCACGTGCACACGGGCGAGCGGCCCTACACCTGCAGTGTGTGTGGCAAGAGCTTCACCCAGAGCACCAACCTGCGGCAGCACCAGCGCGTGCACACGGGCGAGCGGCCCTTCCGCTGCCCCATCTGCCCCAAGACCTTCACGCACTCATCCAACCTGCTGCTGCACCAGCGCACCCACAGCGCAGCGGCCAGTGCCCCTGCCCCACCGCAGGACGAGCCCAGCACCAAGGTCTTGATGTCCGACGCCTACCTGCATGCACCTGTGCCCCCACCGCCGCCTGCGCCCCCACCCGTGGTGCCTGAGCTTTTTCTGGCGGCGGCAGAAACCACGGTGGAGCTGGTGTACCGCTGCGAGGGCTGTGAGCTGGGCTTTGGTAGTGAGGAGCTGCTCCTGGAGCACCAGCCCTGCCCCGGGCCAGAGGcagccaccccaccccaggacGCGCAGGCTACAACCACCCCCAAGGCAGACCCCGCCCCACCACCTCCCCAGTCCCCACCAGCCCCCCCACCACTGCCCCCGCCCTCGGCCAACCCCCCGGGGTTTGCCTGCCTCCCATGCGGGAAGTCCTTCCGTACAGTGGCCGGCCTCTCCCGCCACCAGCACAGCCACGGGGTGGCCAGCGGGCAGGCGTTCCGCTGTGGCAGCTGTGACGGCGCCTTCCCGCAGCTGGCCAGCCTCCTGGCGCACCAGCAGTGCCATGTGGAAGAGGCGGCGGCTGGACGCCCGCCCCCTCAGGCCGAGGCTGCTGAGGTCACCTGTCCCCAGGAGCCGCTGGCCccagcggcccccgccccgcccgcgcccacGCCAGCCTGTACCGAGCGGCCCTACAAGTGTGCAGAGTGCGGCAAGGCCTTCAAGGGCTCCTCGGGGCTGCGCTACCACCTGCGGGACCACACGGGCGAGCGGCCCTACCAGTGTGGCGAGTGCGGCAAGGCCTTCAAGCGCTCGTCCCTGCTGGCCATCCACCAGCGTGTGCACACGGGCCTGCGGGCCTTCACATGCGGCCAGTGTGGGCTCACCTTTAAGTGGTCCTCACACTACCAGTACCACCTGCGGCTGCACTCGGGCGAGCGGCCATACGCCTGCGGGGAGTGTGGCAAGGCCTTCCGGAACACGTCGTGCCTGCGGCGCCACCGCCACGTGCACACCGGCGAGCGGCCCCACGCCTGTGGCGTGTGCGGCAAGAGCTTCGCGCAGACCTCCAACCTGCGGCAGCACCAGCGTGTACACACGGGCGAGCGGCCCTTCCGCTGCCCACTCTGCCCCAAGACCTTCACGCACTCGTCCAACCTGCTGCTGCATCAGCGCACCCACTCGGCCGAGCGCCCCTTTGCCTGCCCCATCTGCGGCCGCAGCTTCGTCATGGCAGCCTACCTGCAGCGGCACCTGAGGACgcacgccccggcccccgcggctgccggccccccagcccccgccaccagctcccagccccctgccccgctGGTGGCGGCCCCAGCCCCATCCACCACCCAAGATGTCCACGTGCTCCCCCATCTCCAGGCCACACTCTCCCTCGAGGTGGCGGGGGGCCCGGCTGCGGCCCCACCCCCGGGCCAGGCAGCCCCCAACTCCCAGACTTTTCTCCTGGTGCAGACGGCCCAGGGCCTCCAACTCATCCCTAGCAGCGTCCAACCCCCTACACCTgcgcccccacctgctccccccaAGCTCATCCTGCTGCCCTCCTCCAGTACTGGTGCTGGGGGCCGCCGCGGAAGGCAGGGCACACGTGCAGCAGGGAAATCTGGTCAGGGGCCTGGAGTAGTATGGCTGCCAGGTCCTGGGGGGTTGGGGGTCCAGGGAGGGGGCAACACAGGGGccagtgggggagggcagagccTCATTGTTCTGCAGAatgtagggggtggggaggcaggggcacaggAAGTGAGTGGGGTCCAGCTCCAGCCCCTCCGGCCAGCCCCCGAGGTGACCACGGTCCAGCTCCAGCCCACCCAGGAGGTGACCACAGTCCAGCTCCAGCCGGCTCAGGAAGTGACCACAGTCCAGCTCCAGCCTGTGGCAGGCCAGCTCTCCAATCCCAGCGGGGGAGCTGTGACTCCTGAGGCCCCCAATCTGCTGGTGGTTCAGAGTGGCACAGCTGAGGAGTTGCTGGCAGGTCCAGGCTCTGGGGAGCCAGGTGATGGTGAGGCCAGTGCTGGTGTTGTCCAGGATGTGCTGTTTGAGACACTGCAGACAGACGAGGGGTTGCAGAGTGTCCTGGTGCTGAGTGGGGCAGATGGGGAACAGACCCAGCTGTGTGTGCAGGAGGTAGAGACCCTCCCTCCTGGGCTGGCCgagcctccagcccctggccctcCCGGACAGAAGCTGCTCATCATCCGCAGTGCACCTGCCACTGAACTGCTGGACAATAGCAGCGGTGGGGGAGGTGCTGCCACACTGCAGCTGctggccccccccccacctggccAAGCCTCTGCCTCAGTGGGCATCTCCACAGCTCCCACCTCCCAGATGGTACAAGTGGTACCCACTGGCGCTGCACCTGGAGGTATGACCCCACAGGGCCTACCCTCCATCCAGATTGTCCAGACTCTGCCCGCAGTCCAGCTGGTGCATACGTTTTGA
- the NAT14 gene encoding probable N-acetyltransferase 14 has translation MAPSHLSVREMREDEKPLVLEMLKAGVKDTENRVALHALTRPPALLLLAAASSGLRFVLASFALALLLPVFLAVAAMKLGLRARWGSLPPPGGLGGPWVAVRSSGDVCGVLALAPGSSAGDGARVTRLSVSRWHRRRGVGRRLLAFAESRARAWAGGMGEPRARLVVPVAVAAWGVAGMLEGCGYQAEGSWGCMGYTLVREFSKDL, from the exons ATGGCCCCCAGCCACCTGTCAGTGCGGGAGATGAGGGAAGATGAGAAACCCTTGGTGCTGGAGATGCTGAAG GCTGGTGTGAAGGACACAGAGAACCGTGTGGCCCTCCATGCCCTAACACGGCCACCAGCCCTGCTCCTCCTGGCTGCAGCCAGCAGTGGTCTGCGCTTCGTCCTGGCCTCCTTCGCCctggccctcctcctgcctgtgttcCTGGCTGTGGCAGCCATGAAGCTTGGCCTGCGGGCCCGATGGGGCTCATTGCCTCCACCGGGCGGcctggggggcccctgggtggcagtGCGCAGCTCGGGTGATGTGTGTGGCGtcctggccctggccccagggTCCAGTGCTGGGGACGGGGCCCGGGTCAcccgcctctctgtgtctcgctGGCACCGCCGCCGAGGTGTAGGCCGGCGGCTGCTGGCCTTTGCCGAATCCCGGGCGCGAGCCTGGGCAGGAGGCATGGGGGAGCCCCGGGCCAGGCTTGTGGTCCCTGTGGCGGTGGCAGCGTGGGGCGTGGCAGGGATGCTGGAGGGCTGTGGCTACCAGGCTGAAGGGAGCTGGGGCTGCATGGGCTACACACTTGTGCGGGAATTCAGCAAGGACCTGTGA